The genomic DNA AGCAATTATTGCTCCTATAATCGCACCATATATTGCCCCACTAAATGGATTGCTGGTCAAAGGGCAAGTTCCAGATGAGCACTTGCCAAAGTATCCGATGATACCCCCAATACCTGCA from bacterium includes the following:
- a CDS encoding DUF6132 family protein; translated protein: MIGRIILGAIIGAGIGGIIGYFGKCSSGTCPLTSNPFSGAIYGAIIGAIIALMTR